TACTAGAATTTACAAAATCAACAGGATGATGACATGCAGTAGGAATGATGTCACccaaagtggaagaaaaatgcttcaGTCCTTTCTCACACAAGATTTTCAGTGGTATCATCGGGAATTCTGCTTCAGCAATAGCTTGTAGAACTGACACAAAAAATTTCACGAATATAAACTGAATTTATGACAtaacaaataatatttaatagaTAGCATTGAATGCATACACATCAATACCAGTGCcataacaacaaaacaaaacttgtaAAATTAGCAGCAGTTTTTTGCAAGtacaaaaatacacatttttttcagaacataTATAATAGCAAAATTTAACAGGATATATTATACAAACTCAAAGCATTTAGATAATGCATTATTCCAATATATTATATGTAGGACATAGACAGTGAGACTGAGTGCACCCTCGGCAGGTTGGTAGGTGACAGGATGCTGAGAGGTGCAGCTGACACAACAGAAGGACAGGATGCCACCCAGAGGGACCGGGACAAACTAAAGAAGTGGGCCCATGAGAACTTCAGGAAGTTCAACAAGTCTAAGCGCAAGGTGCTGCACATTGCCCTGGGTCAGGACAAGCCCAGATACAGGTACAGACTGGGAGAAGAACtcactgagagcagccctgctgagaagggaggggattctgcccctctgctctgctcagcccccacctgcagggctgcatcagctctggaaGAGCATGGACCCGTTAGAGCAAGCACAGAGAAGGACCATAAAGAACATTAGAGGAATGGAAAATTCTTCTGTGAGGAAAGGttgagagagttgggattgttaAGCCTAGAGAAGAGGAGGCTTCAGGAAAACCTCACTTAGGCCTTCCAGTACTTTAAGCGGGCTTATAAAAAGAAGGGAGGTGACTTTTTACATAGGCAGAtagcagcaggacaaggggcaTGGTTTTAAACTGTAAGAGAGCAGGATtagattaggaagaaattctatTCAGAGAGTGGTGAagcactagaacaggttgccccgagaagttgtggatgccccatccctggaagtactcaaggccgggttggatggggctctgagcaacccgGTCTAGTGGGAGGTATCCCTGTCTCtatggcaggaggttggacctggatgatctttaaggtcctttccaacccaatccattctgtggttttatgTTTTAGATGTTGCATAATAAAATTACATGTGTTCTGCTTGCAATAATACATAATGCCATTTACAGCAATGTTAAGAAACTATTCACAACTTAAACATGAACAGAACAGCCAACAAAGCACAATAAATGAAACACAGAGTTGCAAGGTGTTAGTTACAAGATTCAGCATTTCCCTTTACATATTTTTGGgcttacttttttctttcttttgcagcaTGAAAGAAATAACTACACCTATTGAACATACTGTATAAACATACAGAAAACAACACACTTATTCCTTAGAGGACAATGAAGGTCATATTTATCAGTTTCAGAACAGTAGTATATTACCACAGTTATGGAAGCTATGCTGACTTTGCACGCTACATCAAAAGCACAAAGGACTGGGACTCACATCTGCAAGGCTCAACACTCAAGTGGTCAAGGAGAGAGGCCCAGCAGGCAGCCCGCTGCCCTCGCAGGGTCAGGGAAGAGGACACTGGCCTTAGTTACCTCCTGGGTCCCTTCCAGATTTTCAGgagatttctttttgcttgcttCTCAGCAAGTTTTATTATTCCTGCAATGTTCATTCAGtttcctaaaaaaagaaaacctgtgaGTCCGGAGACTGCTCAATTAAATTTGAACAATCTGGATGTTAAACTTAAAATGAACACACATCAACACCAAAGGCATTTTCTTTATGGTGTTTATTTTAAGCATTAAGATTCCTCTGCAAAAAGCTTTGGTCAGTCTCTTCAAACTTTGGATTGCTGTAATGCTTTTCTAGACCACCTCTTTGATCATGAAGTCTGTCTCTCCCAGTGACTTTCAGAGGCAATGGCTGAAGGTCAGGCTTAATGAAACAGCCATCAACTCCGTCGGTAGGTTTCAGGGGTGCTGACCTGCTGCTGGGCCCCACCAAGCCCCTGTCAGCCCCAGTGTCAGTAGGTTGTGGAGATGGTGGCACCGCGGTGGGTGGAAGAAAACAGTcatcagccacagcagcagcagtgtcctCGTGTTTCTTTAGCAACTGGAAAGCGCTATCGAAAGGGGAGGAGGTTTCGCTTAAGGTAAACAGAGCCTGGTCTGAAAAGTGGGAGAAAGCGCTGTCCAGGGAGCAGATTGATGACACAGATGGAGATGTCCCAGAAGAAGACCGGCTAAAAGAGCTAAATCCTGAGCAAATATTTAATCCCTCTGGCGTTGGAGGCAGGAGACAATGAGACAGGTCTTTCCTTTCAACGTTTTCGTTTGTGTTGTCACTTTTACCAACGTTAATCCCTACAAGCAAGCTCTGATTGCTGAGCTTTTGCCTTTCCACCTGCAACGACCGGCGCTGGCAGAGACACTCTTCATCTTCATGAGACAGGACAACGTCACAGCTGGCTTTGCGCATTGCCTTCTCGCGCCCAGCATCGGCGCGGGCGGAGCTGGAGCTCTGGAGGCCAACTGCAGGCTCGGAGGAGCGCCGGTGCCTCCTCACAGTCTTGGGAGCACCCGAGGTAGCTGCTGAGGGGAAACCACTGGAGTAGGGAGACTCATTTGAGTTTTCTTGCACGGAAAACTGCGGGTGCACGTCGGCAGAAATTGCCAACTGCTTCAGTTTGGTTTGGCTTTGGATTTCATCCACCTCTGTCTGCTCCGAATCGCCATCGCTCAGAGTGAAGACAGACTCCCTGCTTCTGTTATCCAGATCACGGGTTTTAATCCAGTCACTGGAGGAAGAGTCAGCTTCATCATTTGCCTCATTTTCCAGGCTGTCATAGGAAGAGTCATTCTGATGGAGAGAAGCAACATCTGCAAGGACAAACCAAGCATTAACACATCAGTGACTGAACCACCCTTTTGACaagcagcttcttttttttttttttttttttttctggcaaataTCCTTTAAGGAGCATTTGCCCTGTAAAGATTCTTCAAGCAAAAGTACTagtaatttcattaaaaattactctCTTAATTTTGAACTGGAGAAGCTGAAGTGAGTACTAAGCTACTGTACAGTCAAGAAATACAGGATAATGGCACAAATAAGGGTTAGGGGGTTTTTGTTGtgattttgctttggtttggtttttttaagtggaTAGTGGCTAATCCAGCTGTAAACAATAAtttatgtatatacatacatatatggtaatttatttcttttttcttttcattattggacattaaaagcaacatttaacctttctttccttcttttagaCAAATGAAGAGAACAGAGCATACTTCTTACCTCTACTTCTTccagaaaatacaatttctaaGAGCAACACTGTGAAGTTTTAAGGTCAGCTTAAACAGCCACCTCATTTGCACTGAGCAGTGCACACCTGGACTCTATCTGCAATAATTGGAATtacattaaatttcttttgctcTGGGTCAGGTTAAGCTGCCTTATCTCACATTTGCAGCAGACACGGTTCATGCATGGGCAGCCACCATGCCTCAGTGCCTGCCTGaaagctccttcagctgctgtgaCCTGTCGTGGGTCTGAGCTCTCActgccagcacatcccagcacagcagatcCCAAGTGCTTCACTCCTGGGAAGGGGGCAGGCCAAATTTCACCCAATCTCACTGGAGGCAGAGCATGAGGAGTTTGAAACAGGCACACACAGTCAGTCAGACATGCTGACACAAGTGCCGTTACCACTTTCAGTACAGGCCACCTGTGACAAAATTGATTTTacaaaaatgctgctttagAAATACTTTAAGGAGAGCCACAAAACTCCAGCCAAAATTAGAGggttggagagaaaaaaagcattaatgATAAACTGGAAACCTCTGTCAACTAGTCTGCCAAACACTTTCAGTCACCAGTTCCATGATTTTTCTGTGCTAGCAGCAAAATCTGGATGTCCCATTGAAACTCTGGAGATCTGTCTCTTTTGATAGTGAATAGACACTTTCAACCCTAACGTAATGGTATGACAGCTGTATTATGACCATTGTTGATCACTGACCTCCTGatattttaggaaaacacaGGCTGATGCAAAAATTCTAGatttgagagatttttttctgtttttattttctttgtttcccctccctccttttttaACCGTAGTGGTTCAGATGACCGGTATAGGAGCAAGAGTGTTTGTGAAAGCATTTTGTGATATGATCAAGGTCTATGGTAAGTTGAATGAGTGATTATGACTAATTCTTTGGGGAATTGAATGGAAAGAGAACAGAAGTATCTGGGAACACCATATGAAGAAGGAACAGCATTCTTCCATGGAATATACTAATCTTTTGCCTGGCTGACTTTATCTGTCTTAATGGGATCAAAACATCAAACTGCATTACCTGAGCTGTTCTCTCTCTTGCATGTCATCAGTATGTCTCCAAAGAGAGAGGTAATTTCATCTCCAAAAATCCTGCAGCAATTCTCAATTAGGAACTGTACCAGACTAGAAATCTGCAACAAAGCAATGGGAGAGAGATGTCAGATCTTCTATTACTCAACTCAGGACAAGCTCACCATACAGATGAAGAACAGGAGCAAACTGTCATCCATGAAGGCAGCCAGATACTACTCTCTCCGTCTCCTGGGCCTGATAAACTGTCCTGGTACACATCCTTGTAAACATCTTTTCCATTCAACTCTGTCCTGCTACAAGGTCACCACAACCAGAAGTCTTCTTGATGAGAGAAGCATTTTGCTGATACACTGGGCATTGCTTTATGACCTCTCTCCCCTTCTTCCAGGAAGGTTATGACAATGGATTGATGAATGTTGCTGGAGCCATGATAAGAGGACAAGTCCTGATTTGAAGAGGTACTGGGTGTTTTCATGTTTGCAACCCACAGTCTGGTTGAATGGGATGAAGGGTAGTTTGGTTTGCTGCTACACCTAAGTGTTTCTtacctttttaataaattcactttctaTATCAGGAGTGGAGGATACAGGAGGCCAGAGCAGGCTAGGTGCAATGCAGACAGCTAGATTAAAGGCATTCATCTGGTTCTCTTCGGATCGCATTTCTATCCCATGCAGTACTCCAAAGATGTAACGTAAAAGAACAACATTAGCTCTGGGGAGATGCTCTATTAACCTGAAAACATATAAAAACAGAATTCTTCACATTAGTGACCACTTTCCATAGATATACACAAGTCAATATAATGGAAATGCAGAAACAGGGTAACATGGTCCACTAATTAAACCAGGGAAGGCGTCAAAGAGATGTTattgttaaaa
This sequence is a window from Vidua chalybeata isolate OUT-0048 chromosome 2, bVidCha1 merged haplotype, whole genome shotgun sequence. Protein-coding genes within it:
- the ARHGAP20 gene encoding rho GTPase-activating protein 20 isoform X4 translates to MSCGFRRYAAFLLKGKDEREGCLSPISPESWPLVQSFICHNRTFILDGHVQLKTSLQTQERHLFLFTDLLVVAKSKSHSHFKLKCQARLCEMWTAFCTEEVCEGSTDPECSFVLGWPTTNCVANFRSAEQKETWLSCLQSRIREEKEKDNPKSIPLTIIAKDVGTCAYSKTLSVTNVDTANDVILMALQQLGINGSEKDYKLWVISGREHAPYPLIGHEYPFGIKMSHIRDAMPHGSKHCACPRQLQGPFLTEQLPQELQCQFVLKPSQVAVCQQLNDLSQKSFKRKRSIINWAFWRGPGSHLDNAPLSSTSAAPGKLFGLLLTTICEDDNLPKPLLDMLSLLYQEGPSTKGIFRRSGNAKTFKELKEKLDSGTEVDLAHESIFVTASLFKDFLRNIPGSILSSQLCDKWVSVLDQGNNEEKIKNIQRLIEHLPRANVVLLRYIFGVLHGIEMRSEENQMNAFNLAVCIAPSLLWPPVSSTPDIESEFIKKISSLVQFLIENCCRIFGDEITSLFGDILMTCKRENSSDVASLHQNDSSYDSLENEANDEADSSSSDWIKTRDLDNRSRESVFTLSDGDSEQTEVDEIQSQTKLKQLAISADVHPQFSVQENSNESPYSSGFPSAATSGAPKTVRRHRRSSEPAVGLQSSSSARADAGREKAMRKASCDVVLSHEDEECLCQRRSLQVERQKLSNQSLLVGINVGKSDNTNENVERKDLSHCLLPPTPEGLNICSGFSSFSRSSSGTSPSVSSICSLDSAFSHFSDQALFTLSETSSPFDSAFQLLKKHEDTAAAVADDCFLPPTAVPPSPQPTDTGADRGLVGPSSRSAPLKPTDGVDGCFIKPDLQPLPLKVTGRDRLHDQRGGLEKHYSNPKFEETDQSFLQRNLNA
- the ARHGAP20 gene encoding rho GTPase-activating protein 20 isoform X5 produces the protein MQKLSCPLSCLPTRREGCLSPISPESWPLVQSFICHNRTFILDGHVQLKTSLQTQERHLFLFTDLLVVAKSKSHSHFKLKCQARLCEMWTAFCTEEVCEGSTDPECSFVLGWPTTNCVANFRSAEQKETWLSCLQSRIREEKEKDNPKSIPLTIIAKDVGTCAYSKTLSVTNVDTANDVILMALQQLGINGSEKDYKLWVISGREHAPYPLIGHEYPFGIKMSHIRDAMPHGSKHCACPRQLQGPFLTEQLPQELQCQFVLKPSQVAVCQQLNDLSQKSFKRKRSIINWAFWRGPGSHLDNAPLSSTSAAPGKLFGLLLTTICEDDNLPKPLLDMLSLLYQEGPSTKGIFRRSGNAKTFKELKEKLDSGTEVDLAHESIFVTASLFKDFLRNIPGSILSSQLCDKWVSVLDQGNNEEKIKNIQRLIEHLPRANVVLLRYIFGVLHGIEMRSEENQMNAFNLAVCIAPSLLWPPVSSTPDIESEFIKKISSLVQFLIENCCRIFGDEITSLFGDILMTCKRENSSDVASLHQNDSSYDSLENEANDEADSSSSDWIKTRDLDNRSRESVFTLSDGDSEQTEVDEIQSQTKLKQLAISADVHPQFSVQENSNESPYSSGFPSAATSGAPKTVRRHRRSSEPAVGLQSSSSARADAGREKAMRKASCDVVLSHEDEECLCQRRSLQVERQKLSNQSLLVGINVGKSDNTNENVERKDLSHCLLPPTPEGLNICSGFSSFSRSSSGTSPSVSSICSLDSAFSHFSDQALFTLSETSSPFDSAFQLLKKHEDTAAAVADDCFLPPTAVPPSPQPTDTGADRGLVGPSSRSAPLKPTDGVDGCFIKPDLQPLPLKVTGRDRLHDQRGGLEKHYSNPKFEETDQSFLQRNLNA
- the ARHGAP20 gene encoding rho GTPase-activating protein 20 isoform X3 encodes the protein MQKLSCPLSCLPTRRIGRNLCMRIALDFSPQCVMFPCVREGCLSPISPESWPLVQSFICHNRTFILDGHVQLKTSLQTQERHLFLFTDLLVVAKSKSHSHFKLKCQARLCEMWTAFCTEEVCEGSTDPECSFVLGWPTTNCVANFRSAEQKETWLSCLQSRIREEKEKDNPKSIPLTIIAKDVGTCAYSKTLSVTNVDTANDVILMALQQLGINGSEKDYKLWVISGREHAPYPLIGHEYPFGIKMSHIRDAMPHGSKHCACPRQLQGPFLTEQLPQELQCQFVLKPSQVAVCQQLNDLSQKSFKRKRSIINWAFWRGPGSHLDNAPLSSTSAAPGKLFGLLLTTICEDDNLPKPLLDMLSLLYQEGPSTKGIFRRSGNAKTFKELKEKLDSGTEVDLAHESIFVTASLFKDFLRNIPGSILSSQLCDKWVSVLDQGNNEEKIKNIQRLIEHLPRANVVLLRYIFGVLHGIEMRSEENQMNAFNLAVCIAPSLLWPPVSSTPDIESEFIKKISSLVQFLIENCCRIFGDEITSLFGDILMTCKRENSSDVASLHQNDSSYDSLENEANDEADSSSSDWIKTRDLDNRSRESVFTLSDGDSEQTEVDEIQSQTKLKQLAISADVHPQFSVQENSNESPYSSGFPSAATSGAPKTVRRHRRSSEPAVGLQSSSSARADAGREKAMRKASCDVVLSHEDEECLCQRRSLQVERQKLSNQSLLVGINVGKSDNTNENVERKDLSHCLLPPTPEGLNICSGFSSFSRSSSGTSPSVSSICSLDSAFSHFSDQALFTLSETSSPFDSAFQLLKKHEDTAAAVADDCFLPPTAVPPSPQPTDTGADRGLVGPSSRSAPLKPTDGVDGCFIKPDLQPLPLKVTGRDRLHDQRGGLEKHYSNPKFEETDQSFLQRNLNA
- the ARHGAP20 gene encoding rho GTPase-activating protein 20 isoform X2, translating into MWSVGICLWSSCMPAAGRAGLRSRAGVGMHRIGRNLCMRIALDFSPQCVMFPCVREGCLSPISPESWPLVQSFICHNRTFILDGHVQLKTSLQTQERHLFLFTDLLVVAKSKSHSHFKLKCQARLCEMWTAFCTEEVCEGSTDPECSFVLGWPTTNCVANFRSAEQKETWLSCLQSRIREEKEKDNPKSIPLTIIAKDVGTCAYSKTLSVTNVDTANDVILMALQQLGINGSEKDYKLWVISGREHAPYPLIGHEYPFGIKMSHIRDAMPHGSKHCACPRQLQGPFLTEQLPQELQCQFVLKPSQVAVCQQLNDLSQKSFKRKRSIINWAFWRGPGSHLDNAPLSSTSAAPGKLFGLLLTTICEDDNLPKPLLDMLSLLYQEGPSTKGIFRRSGNAKTFKELKEKLDSGTEVDLAHESIFVTASLFKDFLRNIPGSILSSQLCDKWVSVLDQGNNEEKIKNIQRLIEHLPRANVVLLRYIFGVLHGIEMRSEENQMNAFNLAVCIAPSLLWPPVSSTPDIESEFIKKISSLVQFLIENCCRIFGDEITSLFGDILMTCKRENSSDVASLHQNDSSYDSLENEANDEADSSSSDWIKTRDLDNRSRESVFTLSDGDSEQTEVDEIQSQTKLKQLAISADVHPQFSVQENSNESPYSSGFPSAATSGAPKTVRRHRRSSEPAVGLQSSSSARADAGREKAMRKASCDVVLSHEDEECLCQRRSLQVERQKLSNQSLLVGINVGKSDNTNENVERKDLSHCLLPPTPEGLNICSGFSSFSRSSSGTSPSVSSICSLDSAFSHFSDQALFTLSETSSPFDSAFQLLKKHEDTAAAVADDCFLPPTAVPPSPQPTDTGADRGLVGPSSRSAPLKPTDGVDGCFIKPDLQPLPLKVTGRDRLHDQRGGLEKHYSNPKFEETDQSFLQRNLNA
- the ARHGAP20 gene encoding rho GTPase-activating protein 20 isoform X6, whose amino-acid sequence is MQGEGCLSPISPESWPLVQSFICHNRTFILDGHVQLKTSLQTQERHLFLFTDLLVVAKSKSHSHFKLKCQARLCEMWTAFCTEEVCEGSTDPECSFVLGWPTTNCVANFRSAEQKETWLSCLQSRIREEKEKDNPKSIPLTIIAKDVGTCAYSKTLSVTNVDTANDVILMALQQLGINGSEKDYKLWVISGREHAPYPLIGHEYPFGIKMSHIRDAMPHGSKHCACPRQLQGPFLTEQLPQELQCQFVLKPSQVAVCQQLNDLSQKSFKRKRSIINWAFWRGPGSHLDNAPLSSTSAAPGKLFGLLLTTICEDDNLPKPLLDMLSLLYQEGPSTKGIFRRSGNAKTFKELKEKLDSGTEVDLAHESIFVTASLFKDFLRNIPGSILSSQLCDKWVSVLDQGNNEEKIKNIQRLIEHLPRANVVLLRYIFGVLHGIEMRSEENQMNAFNLAVCIAPSLLWPPVSSTPDIESEFIKKISSLVQFLIENCCRIFGDEITSLFGDILMTCKRENSSDVASLHQNDSSYDSLENEANDEADSSSSDWIKTRDLDNRSRESVFTLSDGDSEQTEVDEIQSQTKLKQLAISADVHPQFSVQENSNESPYSSGFPSAATSGAPKTVRRHRRSSEPAVGLQSSSSARADAGREKAMRKASCDVVLSHEDEECLCQRRSLQVERQKLSNQSLLVGINVGKSDNTNENVERKDLSHCLLPPTPEGLNICSGFSSFSRSSSGTSPSVSSICSLDSAFSHFSDQALFTLSETSSPFDSAFQLLKKHEDTAAAVADDCFLPPTAVPPSPQPTDTGADRGLVGPSSRSAPLKPTDGVDGCFIKPDLQPLPLKVTGRDRLHDQRGGLEKHYSNPKFEETDQSFLQRNLNA